The window TGGCTCTCCGGACCGCAGCGGGGCGCGCGAGATGTTCCTCAAACTGCGCACCCTGGGGGACAGCAGCCCCGAGTACGCGGAACTGCGCAATCAGCTGGTCCGCATGCACCTGCCGCTCGTCGAGCATCTCGCACGCCGCTTCCGCAACCGCGGCGAGCCGCTGGACGACCTCACCCAGGTCGCCACGATCGGACTGATCAAGTCCGTCGACCGTTTCGACCCGGATCGCGGCGTGGAGTTCTCGACGTACGCGACCCCGACGGTCGTCGGCGAGATCAAGCGGCACTTCCGGGACAAGGGCTGGGCGGTGCGCGTCCCGCGCCGGCTGCAGGAGCTGCGCCTGGCGCTGACCACGGCCACGGCCGAGCTCTCGCAGCTGCACGGCCGCTCCCCCACGGTCCACGAGCTCGCCGAGAAGCTGGCGATCTCGGAGGAGGAGGTCCTGGAAGGCCTGGAGTCCGCCAACGCGTACTCCACGCTGTCCCTGGACGTCCCCGACACCGACGACGAGTCCCCGGCGGTCGCGGACACCCTCGGCGCGGAGGACGAGGCGCTGGAGGGCGTGGAGTACCGGGAGTCCCTCAAGCCGCTGCTGGAGGACCTCCCGCCGCGGGAGAAGCGGATCCTGCTGCTGCGGTTCTTCGGCAACATGACCCAGTCGCAGATCGCGCAGGAGGTCGGCATCTCCCAGATGCACGTCTCGCGGCTACTGGCGCGCACACTCGCGCAGCTGCGGGAGAAGCTCCTCGTCGAGGAGTGACGGCTACTTCCCCACGTTGTCGGGGTTGCCGGGCCCGCGGATCCCCAGGGCCCGGGTCGTCTCGGGGTTCACCAGCAGGACGAGCGACGTGACGGCCACGACCGCGAGAGCGATCCCGGCCGGAATGGCCATGCTGTCGGCCTGCAGCAGGTTGTAGGCCACCGGCAGCGCCAGGAGCTGGGTGATGACGGCCGGGCCGCGGCTCCAGCTGCGCAGGGCGAGCAGACCACGGGCCGCGAGCAGCGGCAGCAGTGCGAGCACCACGAGCGTGATGCCTCCGGTCACGGCTTGCTGCCGGTCGTCCGGATGCCCCGTGAGGCCGAGGACGAGGATCCACACGCCGCCGACGACCAGCGCGAGCCCCTCGAGCGCGGCCAGCAGCGCGGCGTACGTCAGACGCCGGGGGCGGGGGCCGGTGGTTACCTCGGTGGTGGGGGTCTGCTCACTGCTCACCCCTGAAGAGTAGCCCTCGTCGTACGCGCCTCCCGTAGCCAGGTTCACCCCTGGTCTCTTACCGGATCCCTACCTCGGTCTGGGCCAGGTACCCCCCAGTAGGTACGCTGCCAGTCATGCGTGCACTTCTCGTGGTCAATCCGGCGGCAACCACCACCAGTGCGCGCACGCGCGACGTACTGATCCACGCGCTCGCCAGCGAGATGAAGCTGGAGGCGGTCACCACCGAGTACCGCGGCCACGCGCGCGACCTCGGCCGGCAGGCGGCGGACAGCGAGGACATCGACCTCGTGGTGGCCCTCGGCGGCGACGGCACGGTCAACGAAGTGGTCAACGGCCTCCTGCACGCCGGCCCCGCCCCGGGGCACCTCCCCGGCCTCGCCGTGGTCCCGGGCGGTTCCACCAATGTCTTCGCCCGCGCCCTCGGCCTGCCCAATGACGCCGTGGAGGCCACCGGCGCTCTGCTGGACGCCCTGCGCGACGGCAGCGAACGCACCGTCGGCCTGGGCCTGGCCTCGGGCACGCCCGGCACGGAGGACGAGACGGTGCCGGCCCGCTGGTTCACCTTCAACGCGGGGCTCGGCTTCGACGCCGGAGTGGTCGGCCGGGTGGAACAGCACCGCGAGCGCGGCCGGAAATCCACACACGCTCTCTACGTACGCCAGGTCGTGCGTCAACTCCTCGGTGAGACCAATCGCCGGCACGGCATGATCACGCTGGAGCGGGCCGGCGAGGATCCGGTCACCGATCTGGTGCTGTCCATAGTCTCGAACACCTCCCCGTGGACGTTTCTGGGGAATCGCCCGATCTACGCGGCACCTAAGGCCTCGTTCGATACCGGGCTCGATCTCTTCGGTCTCAGCCGTCTGTCCACCGCCGCTGTTGCCCGGTATGGGACCCAGTTGCTCACTTCGTCCCCCGAGCGTGGACCCCATGGCAAACACGCCACTTCCCTGCATGACTTGACCGAGTTCACCTTGCATTCCAAGGTGCCGCTCCCCCTCCAGATGGACGGTGACCACCTGGGTCTGCGAACGAGCGTGACGTTCACAGGCGTACGCCGTGCACTGCGTGTGATTGTGTGAGCAGAACTGGCTAAAGTCCTTTCACTCGAACGTTTAGGCCAGGATCCACCCCATGGAAGTACGGCTGTGACCTAGTCGACACCGAAGAATCAAAAAAAACTTTCCAGAAGGGGTTGTATCCGCCGCTGAGGTTTGCGAGTCTCTACGTGGCGATCGGGATGGCCCGCAAGACCGGCCTCCACTGATCACCAGAATCCCTCTCCACATCACAGGACCTACGCCAGGGAACCTGGCGGTCGGCCCTTCACTTGTTGAGGGATTCGTGAAAGCGTTCACATTCACAAGCAAGCCCTGCACGTAATACCAAGGAGAGGTAGCAGCCATGGACTGGCGTCACAACGCCGTTTGCCGCGAGGAAGACCCCGAGCTCTTCTTCCCCATCGGCAACACCGGTCCTGCGCTGCTGCAGATCGAGGAAGCCAAGGCCGTCTGCCGTCGCTGCCCGGTAATGGAGCAGTGTCTGCAGTGGGCGCTCGAGTCCGGCCAGGACTCCGGCGTCTGGGGTGGTCTCAGCGAGGACGAGCGCCGTGCCATGAAGCGCCGCGCCGCCCGCAACCGGGCTCGTCAGGCCTCCGCCTGACAACCCACCCCTGCTGACAGCCTGAGCTTGGCGGCGCGTACAGCGAGTACGCATCTCCCGCCCCCGAGCCGCAGCGCGCAGTTCCCCCGATGCGCTTAGCAAAGCAGCAACGAGCTTGAGCCCCGGGCCCCCAAGTGGCCTGGGGCTCAATGCTGTTCGGGGGGCTTCGCCGACGAGCCGCCGTTTCCCTACTTCTGTGACCGCACGGGGATGTCGAGGATCACGCGGGTTCCGCGCTCCGGGGCCGGGACCATGTCGAAGGTGCCGCTCAACTCGCCCTCCACCAAGGTCCGTACGATCTGCAGACCGAGGTTGCCCGCGGTGTGCGGATCGAAGCCTTCCGGAAGACCGACGCCGTCGTCCTGAACGGTGACCAGCAGCCTCGCTTCCTTGGTAGTACCGCCGCGGATCGCCGACACCTCGACCGTGCCGGTGTCGCCCTCGCGGAAACCGTGCTCCAAAGCGTTCTGCAGAATTTCGGTCAGCACCATGGACAAGGGCGTGGCGACCTCGGCGTCGAGAATGCCGAAGCGGCC of the Streptomyces koelreuteriae genome contains:
- a CDS encoding WhiB family transcriptional regulator; translation: MDWRHNAVCREEDPELFFPIGNTGPALLQIEEAKAVCRRCPVMEQCLQWALESGQDSGVWGGLSEDERRAMKRRAARNRARQASA
- a CDS encoding RNA polymerase sigma factor SigF translates to MRDEERSTQELPAEGTGTSGPSGARRMADGIDGIPEQARPHPEDDSAGAVLQGGGPLDQGGAVRSAPPGGGITASPVPGGPPTHAKSRVAEEARARGRATGGTMSEHERDSEHQAPSAPRAQGAHHGSPDRSGAREMFLKLRTLGDSSPEYAELRNQLVRMHLPLVEHLARRFRNRGEPLDDLTQVATIGLIKSVDRFDPDRGVEFSTYATPTVVGEIKRHFRDKGWAVRVPRRLQELRLALTTATAELSQLHGRSPTVHELAEKLAISEEEVLEGLESANAYSTLSLDVPDTDDESPAVADTLGAEDEALEGVEYRESLKPLLEDLPPREKRILLLRFFGNMTQSQIAQEVGISQMHVSRLLARTLAQLREKLLVEE
- a CDS encoding diacylglycerol/lipid kinase family protein, translated to MRALLVVNPAATTTSARTRDVLIHALASEMKLEAVTTEYRGHARDLGRQAADSEDIDLVVALGGDGTVNEVVNGLLHAGPAPGHLPGLAVVPGGSTNVFARALGLPNDAVEATGALLDALRDGSERTVGLGLASGTPGTEDETVPARWFTFNAGLGFDAGVVGRVEQHRERGRKSTHALYVRQVVRQLLGETNRRHGMITLERAGEDPVTDLVLSIVSNTSPWTFLGNRPIYAAPKASFDTGLDLFGLSRLSTAAVARYGTQLLTSSPERGPHGKHATSLHDLTEFTLHSKVPLPLQMDGDHLGLRTSVTFTGVRRALRVIV